A portion of the Daphnia magna isolate NIES linkage group LG4, ASM2063170v1.1, whole genome shotgun sequence genome contains these proteins:
- the LOC116921960 gene encoding LOW QUALITY PROTEIN: transient receptor potential-gamma protein (The sequence of the model RefSeq protein was modified relative to this genomic sequence to represent the inferred CDS: inserted 1 base in 1 codon) — protein sequence MRTRDADLRDTLFPPTNQMESQKVGGKSETYCSSYEHCGSKIQECPEDAEDMLPHKEMGQLSFEEKKFLLAVERGDVATVRRMLQRARDTNYIDVNCVDPLGRSGLLMAIDNENLEMVELLIEYRVETKDALLHAISEEYVEAVEVLLDHEETLHKEGEPHSWEALQPDTATFTPDITPLILAAHRDNYEIIKILLDRGAKLPAPHDVRCGCIDCVTSRQEDSLRHSRSRINAYRALASPSLISLSSKDPILTAFELSWELRRLSFMEHEFKSEYQELRKQCQDFATALLDHTRSSYELEVMLNHDPKGPAFEHGDRMSLNRLKLAIKYRQKKFVAHPNVQQLLASIWYEGLPGFRRKNMILQSLEVIRIGVLFPLFSILYILFPHSRAGKTLRKPFIKFICHSASYFTFLFLLILASQRIETVFKNWVGRLPGVLEKWISDDVTTKRGAPPTMIEWLILAWVCGLVWSEIKQLWDVGLQEYVGDMWNVIDFVTNALYVATVALRIVAFFQVQKEMAXNANSASLPREEWDTWDPMLISEGLFSAANIFSSLKLVYIFSVNPYLGPLQVSLSRMVMDIMKFFFLYVLVLFAFSCGLNQLLWYYADLEKQACDAPRHGKSDPDACIVWRRFSNLFETSQTLFWAAFGLIDLDNFELVGIKSFTRFWGLLMFGCYSVINIVVLLNLLIAMMNHSYQLISERADTEWKFARSKLWISYFEEGGTVPPPFNIIPTPKSVWYVIKWAYCQCVGKSSPHKKEHMKTIRNIMRNLVRRYVTVEQRKSDNQGVTEDDVNEIKQDISAFRCELIEVLKNSGMNTSTATGVGQGGKKNRQKERRLMKGFNLANVGGSAGQPGLTSSTPSLAGSSTAPALVNASSRTSMQTLNETNALATIVATGQSNHRGNPLLRSPITKLAQLARLAGAKKADSKKKWGNLIEAAKSAKGVGRMWARSRSRSEDSVSSDGSGGTAAQTPVNTEGFNRREKFLRSRTGHPVVHVTENELPEVLEESCIDYELSGRMGIETVNGSHSPTFSNPHFRRACSEPADQITLILEAESPNVDNKSAQGCHFAAYSSAGDSANAVEPLRSKIDVEQPTSGVSLRFRKGADLTSPISFKASVTSRDWMAGHNLPDNLTLPFVDDSTDTITSSGSPMETVLKSVNGLSSGVHDGVACDDPICSAQSLESSAGGGWL from the exons ATGAGAACCCGCGATGCCGACCTCCGAGATACGCTGTTTCCGCCCACCAATCAAAtg gAAAGCCAAAAAGTGGGTGGCAAAAGCGAAACATACTGTTCCAGCTATGAGCATTGTGGATCAAAGATTCAAGAGTGTCCTGAAGATGCCGAAGACATGCTGCCACACAAAGAAATGGGTCAACTTTCGttcgaagaaaagaaattcctTCTCGCCGTCGAGCGGGGAGATGTGGCCACTGTCAGAAG GATGCTGCAAAGGGCGCGAGATACAAATTACATCGACGTCAACTGCGTGGATCCTCTGGGACGTTCTGGGCTCTTAATGGCCATTGACAATGAAAATCTGGAAATGGTTGAACTTTTGATTGAATATCGAGTCGAGACGAAGGACGCTTTACTGCATGCCATTTCCGAGGAGTACGTTGAGGCCGTTGAAGTGTTGCTCGACCATGAAGAGACACTACACAAAGAAGGCGAACCTCAC AGTTGGGAGGCTTTGCAACCGGATACGGCAACTTTCACCCCCGACATTACACCGTTGATCCTTGCGGCCCATAGAGACAACTACGAGATCATCAAGATTCTATTGGATCGGGGAGCCAAACTTCCAGCGCCACACGATGTTAG ATGCGGGTGTATCGATTGCGTGACATCAAGGCAAGAAGACAGTCTACGTCACAGCCGATCCCGGATAAATGCCTACCGAGCTCTGGCTAGTCCGTCACTCATCTCTTTATCGAGTAAAGATCCTATCCTGACAGCTTTTGAATTAAGTTGGGAATTGCGCAGACTCAGCTTCATGGAACACGAGTTCAAAAGCGAATATCAG GAATTGAGGAAACAATGCCAAGATTTTGCTACTGCCTTGCTTGATCATACACGTAGCTCGTACGAGCTGGAAGTCATGTTGAATCATGACCCCAAAGGTCCCGCTTTCGAACACGGAGATCGGATGAGTCTCAACCGGCTGAAATTGGCCATAAAATACCGTCAAAAAAAG TTCGTGGCACATCCAAACGTGCAACAACTCCTAGCTTCCATATGGTACGAAGGCCTGCCAGGCTTCCGACGCAAAAACATGATACTGCAGAGTTTAGAAGTCATTCGAATAGGAGTGCTCTTTCCACTTTTCTCCATCCTCTATATTTTATTTCCGCATTCGCGTGCGGGGAAAACGTTACGCAAGCCGTTCATCAAGTTCATATGCCACTCTGCTTCGtatttcacctttttgt tCTTGCTGATTCTCGCATCTCAACGAATTGAAACGGTATTCAAAAACTGGGTCGGGCGACTTCCTGGCGTTCTTGAAAAATGGATTTCTGATGACGTCACTACCAAACGAGGAGCTCCCCCAACAATGATTGAATGGCTCATCTTAGCCTGGGTTTGCG GTTTAGTTTGGAGCGAAATCAAGCAGCTGTGGGATGTCGGTTTACAGGAATATGTAGGAGATATGTGGAACGTCATCGACTTTGTTACTAACGCTCTCTACGTAGCGACTGTCGCCTTACGCATCGTTGCGTTCTTTCAA GTCCAAAAGGAAATGG AAAACGCGAATTCAGCCTCTTTGCCTCGAGAAGAATGGGACACTTGGGATCCAATGCTGATATCAGAAGGCCTGTTTTCCGCAGCTAACATATTCAG TTCTTTGAAGCTGGTCTACATCTTTTCCGTCAACCCTTATTTGGGTCCGCTGCAAGTTTCCCTCAGCAGGATGGTAATGGATATTATGAAATTCTTCTTCCTCTACGTCTTGGTTCTTTTCGCTTTTTCCTGCG GCTTGAATCAGCTCCTTTGGTATTACGCTGACCTAGAAAAGCAAGCCTGTGACGCACCTAGGCACGGCAAATCGGATCCGGACGCTTGTATTGTGTGGAGGCGATTTTCAAA CTTGTTCGAAACATCACAGACTCTGTTCTGGGCTGCTTTCGGCTTAATTGATCTCGACAATTTCGAGTTGGTTGGCATAAAAAGCTTCACACGTTTCTGGGGCCTGCTAATGTTTGGCTGTTATTCGGTCATCAACATTGTGGTTCTACTCAATCTCCTCATCGCCATGATGAATCACTCTTATCAACTGATTTCC GAACGGGCTGACACGGAATGGAAATTCGCTAGAAGCAAATTGTGGATTAGCTATTTCGAAGAAGGAGGAACG GTTCCACCGCCTTTCAACATTATTCCGACACCGAAAAGCGTGTGGTATGTCATCAAGTGGGCATACTGCCAGTGCGTTGGGAAATCTTCTCCACATAAGAAAGAGCACATGAAGACCATTCGG AATATCATGCGGAACTTGGTGCGCCGCTACGTAACAGTTGAACAACGCAAATCAGACAACCAGGGGGTAACAGAAGACGACGTCAACGAGATAAAACAGGACATTTCCGCGTTCCGCTGCGAGCTGATTGAAGTGCTCAAAAACTCGGGCATGAACACATCAACAGCGACGGGTGTTGGGCAAG GCGGAAAGAAGAATCGGCAAAAAGAGCGGCGGTTGATGAAGGGGTTCAACTTGGCAAACGTCGGTGGCAGCGCCGGTCAACCAGGACTGACGTCTAGTACGCCTTCCTTAGCCGGATCCAGCACGGCCCCAGCTTTGGTCAACGCCTCTTCCCGAACGAGCATGCAGACACTGAACGAGACAAACGCCTTAGCTACCATCGTCGCCACCGGTCAATCGAACCACAGAGGCAATCCTCTGCTGCGATCGCCCATCACCAAGTTGGCGCAGTTGGCGCGTTTGGCTGGAGCGAAAAAAGCCGATTCCAAGAAAAAATGGGGCAATTTGATCGAAGCTGCCAAATCAGCTAAAGGAGTCGGTCGAATGTGGGCCAGGAGTCGCAGTCGCAGCGAGGATTCTGTTTCGAGTGACGGCAGTGGAGGGACCGCGGCTCAGACACCTGTCAATACCGAAGGTTTCAATCGCCGTGAAAAATTCCTGAGATCACGAACCGGTCATCCAGTCGTGCACGTGACCGAAAATGAGCTACCTGAAGTTTTGGAAGAAAGCTGTATCGACTATGAACTCAGTGGTCGTATGGGCATTGAGACGGTAAATGGCAGTCACAGTCCCACTTTCAGCAATCCTCATTTCCGACGAGCGTGCAGCGAACCAGCCGATCAAATAACTCTGATTTTAGAGGCAGAATCTCCGAATGTTGACAACAAAAGTGCACAGGGTTGCCACTTTGCTGCTTATTCATCAGCAGGGGATTCGGCGAACGCGGTCGAACCGTTGCGTTCTAAAATCGACGTCGAGCAGCCAACCAGCGGTGTTAGTTTGCGTTTTCGAAAAGGTGCCGACCTGACGTCCCCGATTTCGTTTAAAGCTTCAGTGACATCAAGAGATTGGATGGCCGGTCATAATTTACCTGACAACCTTACCCTTCCCTTTGTGGATGATTCAACTGATACTATTACGTCGAGTGGTAGTCCCATGGAAACGGTTCTCAAATCTGTAAATGGGCTTTCGTCTGGCGTTCACGACGGTGTGGCTTGTGATGATCCAATTTGTAGTGCCCAGTCTTTAGAAAGTAGTGCCGGAGGTGGGTGGCTATGA